The uncultured Fusobacterium sp. sequence TTTAATAATTCTAAAAATTTTAAATTAAATCCTCCATAATCTACAAGGATTACTTTTTTTATATTTTCTTTTTTTATAAAATCTATATACTCATTAGCTTTTTTCTTCAAAAAACTATATTTTTTCAAAACTTCAGTAAATCCCATTATTGCAAGTTCATCAATATCTTGAATAACTTCTACTCCAGCTTTTCTACTATGATTTCCTGCAACTCCATAAAACTTTACATCTTTATATTTTCTCTTAATTGCTTCAACTAAATATGAAAGATGTAAATCTCCTGAAACCTCTCCAGTTGATACAAAAAATTTCATAATTATCTCCTATTAAACTTTTATTCCAAGTATAAATAGAGAATTTTTTTCTGCTAATTTTATAACTTCATCTCTATTTAAGAAAAGCATTTTCCCAGCTTCTCCAACTATTCCTTTAGCTCCTATTTCAACAGCATTTTTTACAGTTTCTATTCCTATTGCAGGAATATCTACTCTCATATCCTGTTGAGGTCTAGACATTTTTACAATTATTGTTCCTACTCCAGCTAACTCTCCTGCTCTTTTTATTGTTTTATCTGTTCCCTCTATTCCCTCAAGAGCTACCACTGATGAGTTTTTACAAACTACTGTTTGCCCTGCATCTACTTCACTTAAAGACTTAGCAGCTTCTATTCCTATCTTTATAGTTTTCATATCCTCGTAACTTGGTTTAAGTTGAGTATAACATCTATTTTCAAACATAAAATTTTTTAATAGGTGATTTTGAGGAAGAACTTTTATTCCATTCAATCTAAAAAAAGCTATAACTGCAAAAAGGAGAGTCTCATCTTTTTTATCTGGTAATCTTTTTAGAAGTTCCTCTCCAAATTTATCTAATTTTATCTCTTTAAAAATTATCTCTTTTTCTACTTTTCCAAGCATAACTATTTCATTTATACCATTTAGTAGGAAATATTTTACAATATTTCCTACTTCACCTATATTAAAAGCTTTAAAATTTTTATGTAGCTTTATTTTTTCATCTATGGTATCAAATAGTCCTAGTGGAAAAGCATCAAGGTGTTGCTTTTCTGCCTCTTCAAGAAAATAGAGGGGTAATTTACCATTACCTACTATAATTCCTATTTTTTTCATTATCTAGCTATACCTCTATTACTATTTTTTATAAAATCTACAAAGTATGTTATATTTTTATCCTGTTCTATCTCTGCTTCTATTTGAGCAAGAGCATCTTTTAAAGGAAGTCCACTTCTGAATACTATCTTATAAGCTTTTTTCAATCTGCTTATTTCTTCATCAGTAAAACCTCTTCTTCTAAGCCCTACACTATTAAGTCCTCTTGGAATAGCCTTATTCCCTTCAGCTAATATAAATGGACAAATATCTTGGTTAACAGCACTAGCTCCTCCTACCATTGAGAAAGAACCAATTCTACAAAATTGATGTATTGGAGTAAGTCCTCCAACTATTGCATAACTGTCTACAACTACATGTCCAGCTAAAGTTGCATTATTAGAAAATATACATCCATCTCCTATAATTACATCATGAGCTACATGTACATAAGCCATTATAAGATTTCCATTTCCTATTCTAGTTTCCCATCTATCATCTGTTCCTCTATGAATAGTTACAAATTCTCTAATAGTATTATTATTTCCTATTATTGTTTTTGTTGGTTCACCTTTATATTTTAAATCTTGAGAAGCTTTTCCTATAGAAGCAAAAGAGTAAATAGTATTATTTTCTCCTATTTCTGTAATACCTTCTACTACAACATGAGATTGTAATATTGTATTTTTACCTATTTTTACATCTTTTCCTACAATACAATATGGACCTATTTTTACTCCATCCTCTATAACAGCTCCCTCTTCAATTATAGCAGTATTATGAATCTCTATCATAATTGCCTCCCATTCTTATTTGTCTGTTATACAGAAAGTAAAGCTTGCTTCACAAGCAAGATTTCCATCTACTAAAGCTTTTCCATGTGCTTTTACAAAGTTTCTTTTTATTTTTTCTACTTCTACTTCATATACAATTTGATCTCCAGGTCTTATAGGACTTTTAAATTTTGCACTTTCTACTCCTACAAAGTAAGGAACTTTTCCTTCAATTCCATCCATAACTAGTACTCCTAGACATTGAGCCATTCCTTCTACTATTAATACACCTGGCATTATAGGGTGTCCTGGGAAATGTCCATTAAAAAACTCTTCATTAATAGTCACATTTTTTATTCCTCTAATTTTTTGCTCTTCCTTATTTACCTCTATGATTCTATCCACTAATAAAAATGGGTATCTGTGTGGTATTCTTTTCATTATTTCTAAAATATCTAACATTCTTTTCCTCCTCAAATATTATCTTATTTATATTTTACATGTTTTTTAGTAATTTTGCAAATTCTATATCTAAAGCATGTCCTGCTTTTATAGCTATAATATGAGCTTTAATTGGTCTATTTAGTATTTTTAAATCTCCAATAATATCTAACATCTTATGTCTTACAAACTCATCTTCAAATCTAAGTCCATCTGGATTTAATACTCCATCTTTTTTTATAACAATAGCATTATCTAAAGTTCCCCCAAGAGCTAAATTATTTTTCTTTAAATACTCTATCTCATAATCAAATCCAAAAGTTCTAGCTGGTGCTATTTCCTTTTTGTAGTTTTCTAAATTTACCTCAAATTCAGCTAATTGAGATTTTAAAAATGTATGTTCAAATCTTATAGCATAAGTTAATTTATACCCATCATATGGTAAAGCTATAACATTTTTATCTCCTACTGTTAAATAGATTGGTTCTTTTACAACTAAAGGTTCTACTTCTAAATCTAATTCTTTCAAACCAACTTTTTCAAATATCTCTATAAAAACTCTTGCACTTCCATCACAAATAGGTAATTCATTTCCATCTAATTCTACAATTAAATCTGTAATATCTAAAGCATATAGTGCTGATAAAAAATGCTCTATTGTATGAACTTTTGCTCCAAATTCATTTTGTAAATTAGTTCCACGAGTTAAATCAAAAGTATTTGCTATATCTAAAGTTATTTCATTTTTTCCAGCTTCTAAATCTACTCTTTTGAAGACTATTCCATTTTCACTTGGAAGTAATCTCATCTTTATGTTTTCTCCTTTATGAAGCCCAATTCCAATATATTCTATCTCTTTAGCTATTGTTTTTCTTTTCATAACTACCTCCTAGCACTTTGTTAAGAATTTTTCAGCTACTGCCATAGCTATCTCTCTTTTACCATCTACAAAATTTATCTCAACTTTTTTATCATTTACAGCTTTAACTACTCCAAGCCCAAATTTCTTATGCATAACTTTTTCTCCAACTGAATATGGAAAATTTTTAGCTGTTTTATTTAAATCTTCAATGGTTATCATCTTTTTAAAAGCTCTCTCAGTTATAAAACTTCCTTTTTCATTATTTGGTTTATAACTAACAACTCTTGAAATATTTGATTCTATTAATTCTTTTGGTATTTCATCTATAAATCTTGAAGCCTCTCTACTCCAATCTTCATTTCCATACATTATTCTAGAATTAGCATATGTCATGTAAAGTTTTTCTTCAGCTCTTGTTATAGCCACATAACAAAGTCTTCTTTCCTCTTCTAGTTCATTAGAATCAAATTCAGCTCTACTTCCAGGGAATAACCCCTCTTCCATTCCTACTATAAAAACTATTGGAAATTCTAATCCTTTTGAGTTATGTATAGTCATCAATTTTACGTAATCTTTCTCTTCTTCTAAATTGTCAGTAGCACTTATAAGAGATATGTTTTCTAAATACTCTCTTAATGTTAAGTTTTCTACTACTTTTTCTAATTCAACTATAGAGTTTTTTAACTCTTCTATATTTTCTTTTCTAGTTTCATAATCTTCATAATTAGCTATAAGATAATCATTGTAGTTTATCTCTTTCACAATTGTATCAAATAATTCTGAAACTCCTGCTCCTTCACTTAATTCTATAAACTCCATCATCATTTTATAAAAATTTAAAATAGTAATTTTTAAATTGGCACTAAGTCCTGAAATCTCTTCAACTCTTCCTAAAGTTTTAAATAGAGATAATCCATTTTCTTTTGCAAAGTCTGATATTTTTTCTAAAGTTTTATCTCCTATTTTTCTTTTAGGAACATTTAAAATTCTCGTTAGATTTAAGTTATCCTCAAGGTTATTAATAACAGATAAATAAGCTACTACATCTTTTATTTCTGCTCTTTGATAGAATTGTGTCCCACCAAAAATTTTATATGGAATATTCTCTCTCAAAAGTTTTTCTTCAAACATTCTTGATTGAGCATTTGTTCTATATAATATAGTAAAATCTCTATATTTATTTCCTTTAGCTTTTCCTCTAATTATCTCTCCTACTACATAACTAGCTTCTTCTCTTCCATCACTACAACTTTCTAATGTTATTTTCTCTCCTACACTCTTTTTAGTCCATAATTTTTTATCTCTAGCACTTGAGTTATTTTTTATTACAGCATTTGCAGCATCTAGTATGACAGAAGTTGAACGATAATTTTCTTCTAGTTTTACTACTGTAGCATCTGGATAATCCTTTTCAAAATTTAAAATATTTTGAATATTCGCTCCTCTAAATCCATAAATACTTTGATTTTCATCTCCAACTACACAAATATTTCCATATTTTTTAGCTATTTTATTTACTATTTTATATTGAATATTATTTGTATCTTGATACTCGTCTACCATTATATATTGAAATTTATCTTGTACTTTATTTAAAACATCTGGAATTTCTAAAATTCTATTAGTATTTACAAGTATATCAGAGAAATCCATAGCATTATTACTTTTTAAAACAGAGTTATATCTTCTATATATCTCAGCTATTATTTTTCCATTTTCATTATATTTTTCTGTATTTTCATACTCATCTGGAGATATTTCATCTTCTTTTAATTTAGAAATAATAGAAACTACTAAACTTTCTTTTAAACTTTTATTTTTTATAACTAAATCTTTCATTATATTTTTTACTACTCTTTTTTGATCATCTGTATCATAAATAGTAAAATTAGAATTATATCCTAATCTATCTCCATAAACTCTTAAAAGTCTTAAACCAAAAGAGTGAAATGTAGATATCATAACTCTTTTAGCTTCTTCTCCTACTAAATCTTCTACTCTTTCTTTCATCTCTTTAGCTGCTTTATTAGTGAAAGTAACCGCTAAAATTTTGTATGGAGATATCCCAACTTCTTTTACCATATGAGCTATTCTATAAGTTATTGTTCTAGTTTTTCCTGACCCAGCTCCTGCAAGAATAAGAAGTGCTCCCTCTATTTTTTCTGCTGCTTCTCTTTGCCTCTCATTTAATTTATCTAATATACTCATTAATTTTTTCAACTCCTCCTTAATTAACAATTATATCATACCTATTATTTTTATGTCTACTAATGTAAGTAATCTATATGAATCATTACATCTTTTACATTTTCAAAATCTAAAACAATTCCTTCCCTCACGCTATCCACTAAATTATGAGCTTCATAAACTGTCATTTCTTTAGGAACTCTTATATGCATACTTAAAAAAATCTTATCTCCTGATTTTCTCATAAATATATCATGAACATTTTTTAAATTTTCATTTTCTTCTAAATATTTCTCTATCTCTCTAATAAACTCATCGTCTTGTTTATCTAAAATAAGATTAGATGTTTCAAAAATTATAGAAACTCCCTCTTTAAAAATTAATATTGCTACTATTAAACTTAAAATAATATCAAATATTGGTGAAATCCAAATAGAACAAAGTATTCCTAAAATTACACCTCCAGATGAGTAAACATCACTTTTACTATCCTTGGCATCTGCTATTAAAGCACTATTATCTGTTGCTATTCCAACTTTTAATTTATATCTATACATAAAAAATTTCACTACCATTGATATAAAAGCCCAAATAATAGTTGTGTAAGCAGGAGTATTATTATATTGCCCATCTATTAATAGTTCTATACTTCCCTTTCCCAATTCAAAAGCTGTAATAAGTAAAAATACTCCCAACATAT is a genomic window containing:
- the lpxI gene encoding UDP-2,3-diacylglucosamine diphosphatase LpxI (LpxI, functionally equivalent to LpxH, replaces it in LPS biosynthesis in a minority of bacteria.), which gives rise to MKKIGIIVGNGKLPLYFLEEAEKQHLDAFPLGLFDTIDEKIKLHKNFKAFNIGEVGNIVKYFLLNGINEIVMLGKVEKEIIFKEIKLDKFGEELLKRLPDKKDETLLFAVIAFFRLNGIKVLPQNHLLKNFMFENRCYTQLKPSYEDMKTIKIGIEAAKSLSEVDAGQTVVCKNSSVVALEGIEGTDKTIKRAGELAGVGTIIVKMSRPQQDMRVDIPAIGIETVKNAVEIGAKGIVGEAGKMLFLNRDEVIKLAEKNSLFILGIKV
- the lpxA gene encoding acyl-ACP--UDP-N-acetylglucosamine O-acyltransferase, producing the protein MIEIHNTAIIEEGAVIEDGVKIGPYCIVGKDVKIGKNTILQSHVVVEGITEIGENNTIYSFASIGKASQDLKYKGEPTKTIIGNNNTIREFVTIHRGTDDRWETRIGNGNLIMAYVHVAHDVIIGDGCIFSNNATLAGHVVVDSYAIVGGLTPIHQFCRIGSFSMVGGASAVNQDICPFILAEGNKAIPRGLNSVGLRRRGFTDEEISRLKKAYKIVFRSGLPLKDALAQIEAEIEQDKNITYFVDFIKNSNRGIAR
- the fabZ gene encoding 3-hydroxyacyl-ACP dehydratase FabZ, with product MLDILEIMKRIPHRYPFLLVDRIIEVNKEEQKIRGIKNVTINEEFFNGHFPGHPIMPGVLIVEGMAQCLGVLVMDGIEGKVPYFVGVESAKFKSPIRPGDQIVYEVEVEKIKRNFVKAHGKALVDGNLACEASFTFCITDK
- the lpxC gene encoding UDP-3-O-acyl-N-acetylglucosamine deacetylase — its product is MKRKTIAKEIEYIGIGLHKGENIKMRLLPSENGIVFKRVDLEAGKNEITLDIANTFDLTRGTNLQNEFGAKVHTIEHFLSALYALDITDLIVELDGNELPICDGSARVFIEIFEKVGLKELDLEVEPLVVKEPIYLTVGDKNVIALPYDGYKLTYAIRFEHTFLKSQLAEFEVNLENYKKEIAPARTFGFDYEIEYLKKNNLALGGTLDNAIVIKKDGVLNPDGLRFEDEFVRHKMLDIIGDLKILNRPIKAHIIAIKAGHALDIEFAKLLKNM
- a CDS encoding UvrD-helicase domain-containing protein — translated: MSILDKLNERQREAAEKIEGALLILAGAGSGKTRTITYRIAHMVKEVGISPYKILAVTFTNKAAKEMKERVEDLVGEEAKRVMISTFHSFGLRLLRVYGDRLGYNSNFTIYDTDDQKRVVKNIMKDLVIKNKSLKESLVVSIISKLKEDEISPDEYENTEKYNENGKIIAEIYRRYNSVLKSNNAMDFSDILVNTNRILEIPDVLNKVQDKFQYIMVDEYQDTNNIQYKIVNKIAKKYGNICVVGDENQSIYGFRGANIQNILNFEKDYPDATVVKLEENYRSTSVILDAANAVIKNNSSARDKKLWTKKSVGEKITLESCSDGREEASYVVGEIIRGKAKGNKYRDFTILYRTNAQSRMFEEKLLRENIPYKIFGGTQFYQRAEIKDVVAYLSVINNLEDNLNLTRILNVPKRKIGDKTLEKISDFAKENGLSLFKTLGRVEEISGLSANLKITILNFYKMMMEFIELSEGAGVSELFDTIVKEINYNDYLIANYEDYETRKENIEELKNSIVELEKVVENLTLREYLENISLISATDNLEEEKDYVKLMTIHNSKGLEFPIVFIVGMEEGLFPGSRAEFDSNELEEERRLCYVAITRAEEKLYMTYANSRIMYGNEDWSREASRFIDEIPKELIESNISRVVSYKPNNEKGSFITERAFKKMITIEDLNKTAKNFPYSVGEKVMHKKFGLGVVKAVNDKKVEINFVDGKREIAMAVAEKFLTKC
- a CDS encoding GNAT family N-acetyltransferase, whose protein sequence is MYKIYSLNELKNEFSDVKEMDEDFIEDNQGKYFTIKSQDSLIGYILVDEDKKNYIIRRIFVRAGMRYKSYGVKLIKFLLNHGVEQRKEKIICKDFTKDSFFKKNGFKENNGVLEIDNIQRETIRMKEGKKVVISSILQNIFLAVIKIFGGIYGNSRALISDGINSLSDVGSSFAILLGIYFSNKPADEEHPYGHEKIESIIGNMLGVFLLITAFELGKGSIELLIDGQYNNTPAYTTIIWAFISMVVKFFMYRYKLKVGIATDNSALIADAKDSKSDVYSSGGVILGILCSIWISPIFDIILSLIVAILIFKEGVSIIFETSNLILDKQDDEFIREIEKYLEENENLKNVHDIFMRKSGDKIFLSMHIRVPKEMTVYEAHNLVDSVREGIVLDFENVKDVMIHIDYLH